A genomic region of Luteibacter aegosomatissinici contains the following coding sequences:
- a CDS encoding SixA phosphatase family protein: MRELILLRHAEAAPGVDGKDDRERKLTEHGKREAQAAGQWLAEHHVKYDRVLCSPAQRTKETAALALGQVEPVFAEEIYDATPGDLYELLDEQGDAERVVLVGHNPGIEQLVAFLVEGRSEDYRGMPPGGMARLSFAGGLQPGSAKLETFWSPPN; the protein is encoded by the coding sequence ATGCGTGAACTCATTCTCCTGCGCCATGCCGAAGCAGCACCCGGCGTGGATGGCAAAGACGACCGCGAGCGAAAACTCACCGAACACGGCAAGCGCGAAGCCCAGGCCGCCGGCCAGTGGCTGGCCGAACACCATGTGAAGTACGACCGGGTGCTGTGCTCACCCGCGCAGCGCACGAAGGAAACCGCCGCCCTCGCCCTGGGCCAGGTCGAGCCGGTTTTCGCCGAAGAGATTTACGACGCCACCCCGGGCGATCTGTACGAACTGCTCGATGAGCAGGGCGACGCCGAACGCGTGGTGCTGGTCGGTCATAATCCCGGCATCGAACAGCTGGTAGCTTTCCTCGTCGAGGGCCGCTCCGAGGATTACCGTGGCATGCCGCCGGGCGGCATGGCTCGCCTGTCGTTCGCTGGCGGGCTGCAGCCGGGTTCCGCCAAGCTCGAGACCTTCTGGTCCCCACCCAACTAG
- the ntrC gene encoding nitrogen regulation protein NR(I) — MSEIWIADDDRGVRFVLAEALRDAGHTVREFSAGDAVRAALEESRPALLVTDVRMPGENGLRLLEDLTRRNIGPVIVMSAFTDVATTAAAYRAGAADYLAKPFDLDQAVETVERALAAANEEISIPPQRGDTHALIGESVAMREVFRLIGRVAASDLNVLITGETGTGKELVARALHEESARAGKPYVALNTAAIPAELLESELFGHEAGAFTGATRRVAGRFEQADGGTLFLDEIGDMPLGLQTRLLRVLAGGEFYRVGGRELMHGNVRIIAATHQDLESRVAQGLFRADLKHRLDVVRIPLPSLRERRGDVPLLARHFLSQAAAELNLPAKRFSRGAMKLIEQRDYPGNVRELENLCRRLAVIAPGLEIQAADLGALPARGSRTGEWTEALRMWAQDALAQGEADIHSRAREAMDKTLLQAALVANDGHRQQAAMALGVGRNTLTRKLGASRKRRPSTEV, encoded by the coding sequence ATGAGTGAGATCTGGATTGCCGATGATGACCGTGGTGTGCGCTTCGTATTGGCCGAAGCCTTGCGCGATGCCGGCCACACGGTGCGCGAGTTCAGCGCGGGTGATGCGGTGCGTGCCGCGTTGGAAGAAAGCCGCCCCGCGCTGCTGGTGACAGATGTACGCATGCCCGGAGAAAACGGCCTGCGCCTGCTGGAAGACCTCACCCGGCGCAATATCGGCCCGGTGATCGTCATGAGTGCGTTTACCGACGTGGCGACCACGGCCGCAGCGTACCGCGCCGGCGCGGCGGATTACCTCGCCAAGCCGTTCGATCTCGACCAGGCGGTGGAAACGGTCGAGCGTGCCCTCGCGGCGGCGAACGAAGAAATCAGCATCCCGCCGCAGCGTGGCGATACCCACGCGCTGATCGGCGAAAGTGTCGCCATGCGCGAAGTGTTCCGCCTGATCGGCCGCGTCGCCGCCAGCGACCTCAACGTGCTGATCACCGGTGAAACCGGCACCGGCAAGGAACTGGTCGCCCGCGCGCTGCACGAAGAAAGCGCCCGCGCCGGCAAGCCCTACGTCGCCTTGAACACCGCTGCCATCCCCGCCGAATTGCTCGAAAGCGAACTGTTCGGCCACGAAGCCGGCGCGTTCACCGGCGCCACGCGTCGCGTCGCCGGCCGCTTCGAACAGGCCGATGGCGGCACGCTGTTCCTCGATGAAATCGGCGACATGCCGCTCGGCCTGCAGACGCGCCTGCTGCGCGTGCTCGCTGGCGGTGAGTTCTACCGCGTGGGTGGGCGTGAGCTGATGCACGGCAATGTGCGCATCATCGCCGCGACGCATCAGGATCTGGAATCGCGTGTCGCGCAGGGTTTGTTCCGAGCTGACCTGAAGCATCGCCTCGATGTGGTGCGCATTCCGCTGCCGTCGTTGCGCGAGCGCCGCGGCGATGTGCCGTTGCTGGCCCGCCATTTCCTCAGCCAGGCCGCGGCGGAACTGAACCTGCCGGCGAAGCGCTTTTCGCGCGGTGCCATGAAACTAATTGAACAGCGCGATTACCCCGGCAACGTCCGCGAGCTGGAAAATCTCTGCCGCCGCCTGGCGGTGATCGCACCGGGCCTGGAGATCCAGGCGGCCGACCTGGGCGCGCTGCCCGCCCGCGGCAGCCGCACCGGCGAATGGACCGAGGCGCTGCGCATGTGGGCACAGGATGCCTTGGCCCAGGGCGAGGCGGATATCCATTCCCGCGCCCGCGAGGCCATGGACAAGACCCTGCTGCAGGCCGCGCTGGTCGCCAACGATGGCCACCGCCAGCAAGCAGCCATGGCGTTGGGCGTGGGCCGTAATACGCTTACGCGAAAACTCGGCGCGTCGCGCAAGCGGCGGCCATCAACGGAAGTGTGA
- a CDS encoding antitermination protein NusB — protein sequence MDQFAIFASERAGFFVGWGTLTLINAGLAQGKNRSGLLWWLLSLILGPIATLILVILPKVRTKLF from the coding sequence ATGGACCAATTCGCCATCTTCGCCAGCGAGCGCGCGGGCTTTTTCGTCGGCTGGGGCACCCTCACGCTGATCAACGCCGGCCTGGCCCAGGGCAAGAACCGCAGCGGCCTGCTCTGGTGGCTGCTTTCCCTCATCCTGGGGCCTATCGCCACGCTTATCCTGGTCATCCTGCCCAAGGTTCGTACCAAGCTATTTTGA
- a CDS encoding acetyl-CoA C-acetyltransferase has protein sequence MEKSQKRVGVVGGVRIPFCRNNTAYAEVGNFGMSVKVLGSLVEKYGLHGVELGEVAMGAVIKHASDWNVAREAVLSSGLAPTTPGITTARACGTSLDNAIIIANKIATGQIEAGIAGGSDTTSDVPIVYGQKFRKRLLALNRAKTLKEKFQVATRGFSLKELKPSFPGVAEPRTGKSMGDHCEMMAKEWHIGRVEQDELALASHKKLGAAYDAGFFDDLVVPFRGLKRDGFLRADSTLEKLSSLKPAFDKTSGQGTLTAGNSTGLSDGAAAVLLASDEWAAARGLAIQAYFLDAEVSAVDFVHGEGLLMAPTVAVPRMLKRHGLTLQDFDFYEIHEAFAAQVLCTLRAWESEDYCRNRLGLDAPLGSIDPAKLNINGSSLAAGHPFAATGARIVATLAKMLEQKGSGRGLISICTAGGMGVTAILERP, from the coding sequence ATGGAAAAGTCGCAAAAGCGCGTGGGTGTGGTCGGTGGCGTCCGCATTCCCTTCTGCCGCAACAACACGGCGTACGCCGAGGTCGGCAACTTCGGCATGTCGGTCAAGGTGCTGGGCTCGCTGGTCGAGAAGTACGGCCTGCACGGCGTGGAGCTGGGCGAAGTGGCCATGGGCGCGGTGATCAAGCACGCCTCGGACTGGAACGTGGCCCGCGAGGCGGTGCTTTCCTCCGGCCTGGCGCCCACCACCCCGGGCATTACTACTGCGCGCGCCTGCGGCACCTCGCTCGATAACGCGATCATCATTGCAAACAAGATCGCCACGGGGCAGATCGAGGCCGGTATCGCCGGCGGCTCGGATACCACCAGCGATGTGCCGATCGTCTACGGCCAGAAATTCCGTAAGCGCCTGCTGGCGCTGAACCGTGCGAAGACCTTGAAAGAGAAGTTCCAGGTCGCCACGCGCGGTTTCTCGTTGAAGGAACTGAAGCCCTCGTTCCCGGGCGTGGCCGAGCCGCGCACGGGCAAGTCCATGGGCGACCACTGCGAGATGATGGCCAAGGAATGGCACATCGGCCGCGTGGAGCAGGATGAGCTGGCGCTCGCCAGCCACAAGAAGCTGGGCGCCGCGTATGACGCCGGTTTCTTCGATGACCTGGTGGTGCCGTTCCGTGGCCTGAAGCGCGATGGCTTCCTGCGCGCCGATTCCACGCTGGAGAAGCTCTCGTCGCTGAAGCCGGCGTTCGACAAGACCTCCGGCCAGGGCACGCTCACTGCGGGCAATTCCACCGGCCTTTCCGACGGCGCGGCCGCCGTGTTGCTGGCCAGCGACGAATGGGCCGCAGCGCGTGGCCTCGCCATCCAGGCGTATTTCCTGGATGCCGAAGTCTCGGCGGTCGATTTCGTGCACGGCGAAGGCCTGCTCATGGCGCCGACCGTGGCCGTGCCGCGCATGCTCAAGCGCCATGGCCTCACCCTGCAGGATTTCGACTTCTACGAGATCCACGAGGCGTTCGCGGCGCAGGTGCTCTGCACGCTGCGTGCATGGGAAAGCGAAGACTATTGCCGTAACCGGCTGGGCCTCGATGCCCCGCTGGGATCCATCGATCCGGCCAAGCTCAACATCAACGGTTCCAGTCTCGCCGCGGGGCACCCCTTCGCGGCCACGGGTGCGCGCATTGTCGCCACCCTGGCAAAGATGCTGGAGCAGAAGGGTTCGGGCCGCGGCCTGATCTCGATCTGCACCGCCGGTGGCATGGGTGTCACGGCGATCCTCGAGCGACCTTAA
- a CDS encoding sensor domain-containing protein gives MPLPASPDELSPTDWPTFLLERAPAMLAYVGTDKRLRYASPAYRTWMGIGDGDIEGRKLEELIPPDLYPRIEQGVAAALAGTPVIADRELRREDMHRYAQASFSPDTDEHGHVRGAFVVLADISDRRALEARLKESERRFSQAFRHAAIGMALVLPDGRWLQVNDAICAMLGYSEAELLALSFQDITHPDDLATDLGLLQQVLTGERASYHMEKRYLHRDGQVVHALLTVSLVRDERSEPLYFVSQVQDISERKAFEDALFRERELAEVTLKSIGDAVITTDPDLRVTSLNPIAEAMTGWASHEAVGRPMDDIFQLRDPLTRRPIANPLLTAVQKNTIIGLTTDAILVHRNGFDSPIEDSAAPIHDHAGNVVGGVVVFHDVSETRALALKMAHLAHHDTLTGLPNRALLQSRMEFAVTVATRRKQRCALLFVDIDHFKQINDTLGHAAGDALLQEVSRRIRSAVRADDTVSRLGGDEFVVLLPHVEDATDAAEVAEKVLQACNEAIGLEASALAISFSIGISLYPDDAFDAESMLRNADTAMYEAKMQGRNGYRFFNPSMNERNTARVRIEVELRKALARNELSLHYQPKVDVDLGTIVGAEALLRWQVDGEDVYTPEQFIPVAEDCGLIVPIGEWALREACRQTQAWAAAYRPISVSVNVSALQFQHTRFFESMQAILVETGLHPTLLELEVTERTVMEGGDHIADLLHRIKAEGVALSLDDFGTGYCSLSYLKHFPVDTLKIDRAFIRDVAWDNDSAAIVSAIITMGKGMNKMVLAEGVESVEQATFLGNAGCTQMQGFLFGRAVPARDFEERIAQIDTGNPRDPV, from the coding sequence ATGCCCCTCCCGGCTTCACCCGACGAGCTCTCGCCCACCGATTGGCCTACGTTCCTCCTGGAACGCGCACCGGCCATGCTGGCGTACGTCGGCACGGATAAGCGGCTGCGCTACGCCAGCCCGGCTTACCGCACGTGGATGGGTATCGGCGATGGCGACATCGAAGGCCGCAAGCTCGAAGAGCTGATCCCGCCCGACCTGTACCCCCGGATCGAACAAGGCGTGGCTGCAGCGTTGGCCGGCACGCCCGTCATCGCCGACCGCGAACTGCGCCGCGAAGACATGCACCGCTACGCGCAAGCCAGCTTCTCGCCCGATACCGATGAGCACGGCCATGTGCGCGGTGCCTTCGTCGTACTGGCCGATATCTCCGACCGCCGCGCCCTCGAAGCACGCCTGAAGGAAAGCGAACGGCGTTTCTCGCAAGCCTTTCGCCACGCCGCCATCGGCATGGCGCTGGTGTTGCCCGATGGCCGCTGGCTGCAGGTAAACGATGCGATCTGCGCGATGCTCGGTTACAGCGAAGCCGAACTACTGGCGCTGAGCTTCCAGGACATCACCCACCCGGATGACCTCGCCACCGACCTGGGCCTGCTACAGCAGGTACTCACCGGCGAGCGCGCGTCGTACCACATGGAGAAGCGCTACCTGCACCGCGACGGCCAGGTGGTGCATGCGCTACTCACCGTGTCGCTCGTCCGCGATGAACGCAGCGAGCCGCTGTACTTCGTTTCCCAGGTGCAGGACATCAGCGAGCGCAAGGCCTTCGAAGACGCGCTGTTCCGCGAGCGCGAGCTGGCCGAAGTCACGCTGAAATCCATCGGCGATGCCGTGATCACCACGGACCCCGACCTGCGCGTGACCTCGCTCAACCCCATCGCCGAGGCGATGACCGGCTGGGCCAGCCACGAAGCGGTGGGCCGCCCCATGGACGATATCTTCCAGCTGCGCGATCCGCTCACCCGCCGCCCCATCGCCAACCCGCTGCTCACCGCGGTGCAGAAGAACACCATCATCGGCCTCACCACCGATGCCATCCTCGTGCACCGCAACGGCTTCGACAGCCCGATCGAGGATTCCGCCGCACCGATCCATGACCACGCGGGCAACGTGGTCGGCGGTGTCGTGGTCTTCCACGACGTAAGCGAAACGCGTGCGCTCGCACTGAAGATGGCGCACCTGGCCCACCACGATACGCTCACCGGCCTTCCCAACCGCGCGCTTCTGCAATCGCGCATGGAGTTCGCCGTCACCGTGGCCACGCGGCGCAAACAACGCTGCGCGCTGCTGTTCGTCGACATCGATCACTTCAAGCAGATCAACGATACGCTCGGCCATGCGGCCGGCGATGCCTTGCTGCAGGAAGTGTCCCGGCGCATTCGTTCCGCCGTGCGCGCGGATGACACCGTGAGCCGCCTCGGCGGCGATGAGTTCGTGGTGCTGCTGCCGCACGTGGAAGATGCCACCGATGCCGCCGAAGTCGCCGAGAAGGTGCTGCAGGCGTGCAACGAAGCCATTGGCCTGGAAGCGTCGGCGCTGGCGATCAGTTTCAGCATCGGCATCAGCCTGTACCCGGATGACGCGTTCGATGCGGAATCCATGCTGCGCAACGCCGATACCGCCATGTACGAAGCGAAGATGCAGGGCCGCAACGGCTACCGCTTCTTCAACCCGAGCATGAACGAGCGCAACACCGCGCGCGTGCGTATCGAGGTGGAACTGCGCAAGGCACTCGCCCGCAACGAACTCAGCCTGCATTACCAGCCCAAGGTGGATGTGGACCTGGGCACCATCGTCGGTGCCGAAGCGCTGCTGCGCTGGCAGGTGGATGGCGAGGATGTGTACACGCCCGAGCAGTTCATCCCCGTGGCGGAAGATTGCGGGCTGATCGTGCCGATTGGCGAATGGGCGTTACGCGAAGCCTGCCGGCAGACCCAGGCGTGGGCCGCCGCGTACCGGCCCATCTCCGTGTCGGTGAACGTCTCGGCCCTGCAGTTCCAGCACACCCGCTTCTTCGAATCCATGCAGGCGATCCTGGTGGAAACCGGCCTGCACCCCACCCTGCTTGAACTGGAAGTCACCGAGCGCACGGTGATGGAAGGCGGCGACCACATCGCCGACCTGCTGCACCGGATCAAGGCCGAAGGCGTGGCGCTCAGCCTCGATGATTTCGGCACGGGCTATTGCAGCCTCTCGTACCTGAAGCACTTCCCGGTCGATACGCTGAAGATCGATCGCGCGTTCATCCGCGATGTGGCCTGGGATAACGACAGCGCCGCCATCGTCAGCGCGATCATCACGATGGGCAAAGGCATGAACAAGATGGTGCTCGCCGAAGGCGTGGAGAGCGTGGAACAAGCCACCTTCCTCGGCAACGCCGGCTGCACCCAGATGCAAGGCTTCCTCTTCGGCCGCGCCGTCCCTGCCCGCGATTTCGAAGAACGCATCGCGCAGATCGACACCGGCAACCCACGCGACCCCGTGTAG
- a CDS encoding ParA family protein, whose product MLTTLVASSKGGCGKSTLVTQLASYWSQAGKHAAIIDADRQHSSLRWAGRRPENVPSVTAIEGSRKAFDRLSDDIQRVMIDMPAGMDEKDMEPYLDKADVILVPVLPSTFDLDATLDFLKILQGIPRVKRGKLPVGLVGNRLKPWTNASQQAMAELAEQAPFPVVAELRDSQAYVLLTALGKGIFDYHSENVRGHQDDWAKLLRWIKRST is encoded by the coding sequence ATGCTTACGACGCTCGTAGCAAGCAGCAAGGGTGGTTGCGGCAAGTCGACGCTGGTCACCCAGCTCGCTTCCTACTGGTCACAGGCCGGCAAGCACGCGGCCATCATCGATGCGGACCGGCAACACTCCAGCCTGCGCTGGGCCGGCCGCCGCCCCGAGAACGTCCCGTCCGTCACCGCCATCGAAGGCAGCCGCAAGGCGTTCGACCGGCTATCGGACGATATCCAGCGGGTGATGATCGACATGCCCGCCGGCATGGATGAAAAGGACATGGAGCCGTACCTCGACAAGGCCGATGTCATCCTGGTCCCGGTGCTGCCCTCCACGTTCGATCTCGACGCGACGCTGGATTTTCTCAAGATCCTGCAAGGCATCCCCCGGGTAAAGCGTGGCAAGCTGCCCGTGGGCCTGGTGGGCAACCGCCTTAAGCCGTGGACCAACGCCAGCCAGCAGGCCATGGCCGAACTCGCCGAGCAGGCGCCGTTCCCCGTGGTGGCTGAATTGCGTGATTCGCAGGCTTACGTCTTGCTCACGGCGCTTGGTAAGGGCATCTTCGACTATCACTCGGAAAACGTACGCGGCCACCAGGACGACTGGGCGAAACTGCTCCGCTGGATCAAGCGAAGCACCTGA
- a CDS encoding phospholipase D family protein, with amino-acid sequence MRRLLVLLTLAATLATGGCSLSAARIQKADAVVALTVDRQLTCTQADHCALPSPLVDAALEANSASTPDKPVHVATLLEDGEAALAARINLIRAARQSIDVQTYIWEQDDAGKLVLDELIAAARRGVNVRIVADQLFSFRDPGLLAGLARASDHMAIRLYNPTFSSARTPPLEFAAGIICCFFRFNQRMHNKLIVVDDLIGITGGRNYEDRYFDWDPVFDYVDRDVMIGGPAAKAMAVSFDQFWDHKRSVPLTHLRDVNRELVADTDDQKKWAVPKYDNPERVAELQAHAEDPAWLDERLVRASLRLNRVEYLSDLPGKTDNPKRREARALTRHIMGLVRNAKSEIVLQTPYLVMSRPAKKIFSTLHDQPDPPRVVVSTNSLASTDAFAVYAMSYKHRKRYLTDYGFEIYEMKPHPSNADADALEGRSAAIDTPPINRPVGSGGGGRRLTRAERQQLAAANGPSESTGFLSAGRRYGPSARHRPAPLLTAGVRFGLHAKSIVVDDNFSMVGTHNFDPRSDHYNTEAGVIIYDKRFADRLRGSIMQDTEPGNAWVIGPREKKIPVLSEINEFIGDVSERLPFFDLWPFRYATSYDLKPGCIPMRWSDPKFFECYEPVGDFPEVDVSLKVIYTRMITAFGSASSGIL; translated from the coding sequence ATGCGCCGCCTCCTCGTGTTACTCACCCTTGCCGCCACGCTGGCTACCGGCGGCTGCTCGCTTTCGGCGGCCCGCATCCAGAAAGCCGATGCCGTGGTGGCCCTTACGGTCGATCGCCAGCTCACCTGCACGCAGGCGGATCACTGCGCCCTGCCCTCGCCGCTGGTCGATGCGGCGCTGGAAGCGAACAGCGCCTCCACGCCCGACAAGCCCGTGCACGTGGCCACGCTGCTGGAAGATGGTGAAGCCGCCCTGGCCGCACGCATCAACCTGATCCGCGCGGCGCGGCAAAGCATCGACGTGCAGACCTATATCTGGGAGCAGGATGACGCCGGCAAGCTGGTGCTCGATGAACTGATCGCCGCCGCCCGGCGCGGGGTCAACGTGCGCATCGTGGCCGACCAGCTGTTCTCGTTCCGCGATCCGGGCCTGCTCGCCGGCCTGGCGCGCGCCAGCGATCACATGGCCATCCGCCTCTACAACCCCACGTTCTCCAGCGCGCGCACGCCGCCACTGGAATTCGCGGCCGGCATCATCTGCTGCTTCTTCCGCTTCAACCAGCGCATGCACAACAAGCTGATCGTGGTGGATGACCTGATCGGCATTACCGGCGGGCGCAACTACGAGGACCGCTACTTCGACTGGGACCCGGTGTTCGATTACGTCGACCGCGACGTGATGATTGGTGGTCCTGCCGCGAAGGCCATGGCCGTCAGCTTCGATCAGTTCTGGGATCACAAACGTTCGGTGCCGCTCACCCACCTGCGCGATGTGAACCGCGAGCTGGTCGCCGACACCGACGACCAGAAGAAGTGGGCGGTACCCAAGTACGACAACCCTGAGCGTGTTGCCGAGCTGCAAGCCCACGCCGAAGATCCAGCGTGGCTCGACGAACGGCTGGTGCGTGCCTCTCTGCGCCTGAACCGCGTGGAGTACCTCTCCGATCTTCCCGGCAAAACCGATAACCCAAAGCGTCGCGAGGCCCGCGCGCTGACCCGGCACATCATGGGCCTGGTGCGTAATGCCAAGAGCGAGATCGTGCTGCAGACGCCTTACCTGGTGATGAGCCGGCCGGCGAAGAAGATCTTCAGCACGCTGCACGACCAGCCCGACCCGCCGCGCGTGGTCGTCTCCACCAACTCCCTGGCCTCCACCGATGCGTTCGCGGTGTATGCCATGTCGTACAAGCACCGCAAACGCTACCTCACCGACTACGGCTTCGAGATCTACGAGATGAAGCCGCACCCGTCGAATGCCGACGCGGATGCGCTGGAAGGCCGTTCGGCCGCGATCGATACACCGCCCATCAACCGGCCGGTGGGGTCAGGCGGCGGTGGCCGCCGGCTCACCCGCGCCGAGCGCCAGCAGCTGGCCGCGGCTAACGGTCCTTCGGAAAGCACAGGCTTCCTCTCCGCCGGCCGGCGTTACGGCCCGAGTGCACGGCACCGCCCCGCGCCCTTGCTCACCGCCGGCGTGCGCTTTGGCCTGCACGCCAAATCCATCGTGGTCGATGACAACTTCTCGATGGTCGGCACGCACAACTTCGATCCGCGCTCGGACCACTACAACACCGAAGCTGGCGTGATCATTTACGACAAGCGCTTCGCCGATCGCCTGCGCGGCTCGATCATGCAGGACACCGAGCCCGGTAACGCGTGGGTCATCGGCCCGCGCGAGAAGAAGATCCCGGTGCTGTCGGAGATCAACGAATTCATCGGCGATGTCTCCGAGCGCCTGCCCTTCTTCGACCTGTGGCCGTTCCGCTACGCCACCAGCTACGACCTCAAGCCCGGCTGCATTCCCATGCGCTGGTCGGATCCGAAGTTCTTCGAATGCTACGAACCCGTCGGCGACTTCCCGGAAGTGGATGTGTCACTGAAGGTGATCTACACCCGCATGATCACGGCCTTCGGCTCCGCGTCCTCCGGCATCCTGTAA
- a CDS encoding YceI family protein, which produces MRLLLSAIAMFFLASPAIAADLRIDPVRSKAEFSVRLLWVTSVTGHFEGIRGDLTTDPATATAVVRADIDTESIKMESGRLRRWVLAPEFFDAEHHKSIHFVSQPTSLALLSRGGDVAGDLTIRGVTRPVTFRLMANRCPPEAMAGCVLQLQGIIDRTDFGMLGRRGALSDRVTLGMAIVIESM; this is translated from the coding sequence ATGCGCCTCCTGTTGTCGGCGATCGCAATGTTTTTCCTGGCGTCGCCTGCGATCGCCGCCGACCTGCGTATCGACCCCGTCCGCTCGAAAGCCGAGTTCTCGGTGCGCCTGCTCTGGGTCACCTCGGTGACGGGCCACTTCGAGGGCATACGGGGCGACCTCACTACCGATCCGGCCACCGCCACCGCGGTGGTCCGGGCCGATATCGATACCGAGAGCATCAAGATGGAATCCGGCCGCCTGCGCCGCTGGGTGCTGGCGCCGGAATTCTTCGATGCGGAACACCACAAGAGCATCCACTTCGTCTCGCAACCTACCTCGCTGGCACTCCTCAGCCGGGGTGGCGATGTGGCAGGTGACCTCACCATCCGCGGCGTCACGCGCCCGGTCACCTTCCGCCTGATGGCCAACCGTTGCCCACCCGAGGCCATGGCCGGCTGCGTCCTGCAGTTGCAAGGCATCATCGATCGCACGGACTTCGGCATGCTCGGCCGCCGCGGCGCCCTGTCCGATCGGGTCACCCTGGGCATGGCCATCGTCATCGAGTCGATGTAA
- a CDS encoding energy transducer TonB — MFAFRTSTSLSAFGLLIGIAGTSWLTALTYERAPATRRLAEVVMPGSAPAFMPKTVSDRPMTATPPERLRTRAVVDLAAESAMHRAAAAKVARPAAMASDAAPAAPKAEPLVPVYMPSPRYPMEALRAHREGQVVLSVTVTPDGDVTAVSVGRSSGDPSLDDAAEEAVRNWRFAAADRAPRYTSDLPIRFELTDPL; from the coding sequence ATGTTTGCATTCCGGACCAGCACCTCACTCAGCGCCTTCGGGCTACTTATCGGTATTGCCGGCACCAGCTGGCTTACCGCGCTTACCTACGAGCGCGCGCCGGCGACACGCCGGCTGGCTGAAGTGGTGATGCCGGGTTCGGCACCGGCGTTCATGCCGAAGACGGTGAGCGACCGGCCGATGACGGCGACACCGCCGGAGCGCCTGCGTACCCGTGCGGTGGTGGATCTTGCCGCCGAATCCGCCATGCATCGCGCGGCCGCGGCGAAGGTGGCCAGGCCGGCCGCGATGGCATCGGATGCCGCCCCTGCGGCCCCGAAGGCCGAGCCGCTGGTGCCGGTGTACATGCCGTCACCGCGCTACCCGATGGAGGCGCTGCGTGCGCACCGCGAGGGGCAGGTGGTGCTGAGCGTGACCGTGACGCCCGATGGCGATGTCACCGCCGTGAGCGTCGGCCGTTCCAGCGGCGATCCGTCGCTGGATGATGCGGCGGAAGAAGCGGTGCGGAACTGGCGCTTCGCCGCCGCCGACCGCGCGCCGCGCTACACCTCCGACCTGCCGATCCGCTTCGAACTCACCGACCCGCTCTAA
- a CDS encoding GNAT family N-acetyltransferase gives MSLDVRRAALEDADHIAAWNIAMAWETEQKRLDPDTIGRGVRAVFDEPRRGFYLVAELDGVRVGCLLVTYEWSDWRCGDFWWVQSVYVAQEARRAGVFRAMYHHVKAMAEGAGAVGLRLYVETENERAQATYSGLGMERCHYFMYEAPLGR, from the coding sequence ATGAGCCTTGACGTAAGACGGGCGGCCCTTGAGGACGCCGACCACATCGCCGCGTGGAATATCGCGATGGCGTGGGAGACGGAACAGAAGAGGCTGGACCCGGACACCATCGGTCGCGGTGTGCGTGCGGTGTTCGACGAGCCGCGGCGTGGCTTCTACCTGGTCGCCGAGCTGGATGGCGTGCGCGTGGGTTGCCTGCTGGTCACGTACGAGTGGAGTGACTGGCGCTGTGGGGATTTCTGGTGGGTGCAGAGTGTGTACGTGGCGCAGGAAGCACGACGCGCGGGCGTGTTCCGGGCGATGTACCACCATGTGAAGGCCATGGCGGAAGGCGCGGGTGCGGTAGGCCTGCGGTTGTACGTTGAGACCGAGAATGAGCGGGCGCAGGCGACGTACAGCGGCCTGGGCATGGAGCGGTGCCATTATTTTATGTATGAGGCGCCGTTGGGGCGTTGA